The following coding sequences lie in one Pontibacter sp. G13 genomic window:
- the ygiD gene encoding 4,5-DOPA dioxygenase extradiol — protein MRAQELKKLADQLPGQDRLMPVLFIGHGSPMNAIEDNIFTDTWHQLGQEIPKPQAILVVSAHWLTRGTHVTAMTAPPTIHDFGGFPQELFEVSYPAPGDPALAREIQQKLHPLTVGLDHEWGLDHSTWSITRQMFPNADIPVLQLSIDYHRDAQHHYELGQALSELRKKGVLIIGSGNLVHNLRMIDFRKAMEKGPDGQQVEFGYDWAIEINETFKRHIHSGNHQALVDFQKLGKEANLAIPTPDHYFPLLYTLGLVGKQDDIQIFNDAYVGGSISMTSVRIG, from the coding sequence ATGCGTGCCCAGGAACTCAAGAAATTAGCGGATCAACTCCCAGGGCAAGATCGACTTATGCCGGTGTTGTTTATCGGACATGGGAGCCCCATGAATGCCATCGAGGACAATATCTTCACCGATACTTGGCACCAACTCGGCCAGGAGATTCCCAAACCGCAGGCAATCTTGGTGGTATCTGCCCATTGGCTGACTCGGGGGACGCATGTGACGGCCATGACGGCCCCTCCCACGATTCACGACTTTGGCGGATTTCCACAGGAATTGTTTGAAGTGTCCTACCCTGCCCCGGGTGATCCGGCCTTGGCTCGGGAAATCCAGCAGAAACTTCACCCCCTCACTGTAGGACTGGACCACGAGTGGGGGTTGGATCACAGCACATGGAGCATCACTCGACAGATGTTTCCCAATGCCGATATCCCCGTGCTTCAATTGAGTATCGACTACCATCGCGACGCCCAGCATCACTACGAATTGGGCCAAGCGCTTTCCGAGCTTCGTAAAAAGGGAGTTTTGATCATCGGTAGTGGGAATCTTGTCCATAATCTCCGGATGATAGATTTCAGGAAAGCTATGGAAAAGGGTCCCGACGGCCAGCAAGTGGAATTTGGATACGATTGGGCCATCGAGATCAATGAAACCTTCAAACGCCATATACACTCCGGCAATCATCAGGCGCTCGTGGATTTCCAGAAACTAGGCAAGGAGGCGAATCTGGCCATTCCCACACCTGACCATTATTTCCCATTGCTTTACACGTTGGGATTGGTCGGCAAACAAGACGACATTCAAATATTCAACGATGCGTACGTTGGCGGGTCCATCAGCATGACCTCGGTGAGAATCGGATAA
- a CDS encoding lactoylglutathione lyase family protein, with protein sequence MEKLTYPRRFSHIGITVPDIYEAVKFYQEVMGWYTIMEPATVIEETETAIGQMCIDVFGIGWETFHIAHMSTSDGVGIELFSFPGKSQNRPDFDPFRSGLFHFCVQDPDLEGLTAKIVAHGGKQRMPIRAYYPGEKPYRMVYVEDPFGVVFEIYSHSYELTYSSGAYQSDDQ encoded by the coding sequence ATGGAAAAACTCACCTATCCCCGTCGATTCTCCCACATCGGCATCACAGTTCCAGACATATATGAGGCGGTCAAATTCTACCAAGAGGTCATGGGCTGGTACACCATCATGGAGCCTGCCACCGTAATCGAGGAAACAGAAACCGCGATCGGCCAAATGTGTATCGATGTTTTTGGAATCGGCTGGGAGACCTTTCACATAGCCCACATGTCCACCAGCGATGGCGTGGGGATCGAGTTGTTTTCCTTTCCGGGTAAATCGCAGAATCGTCCAGACTTCGATCCATTTCGCTCGGGGTTGTTTCACTTCTGTGTGCAGGACCCGGATCTCGAGGGACTAACTGCCAAAATCGTGGCACATGGCGGAAAACAGCGAATGCCGATCCGAGCGTATTATCCGGGGGAAAAGCCCTACCGCATGGTCTATGTCGAAGATCCATTTGGGGTGGTGTTTGAGATCTACTCCCACAGCTATGAATTGACCTATTCCTCAGGGGCTTACCAGTCCGATGATCAATAG